The candidate division WOR-3 bacterium DNA window AGCCTGTCAAGTTTCAATCCACGCCCGCGCGTGACGGGCGACGGCGCATCATCCCGGACGACGATGCGAGTGCGACAGTTTCAATCCACGCCCGCGCGTGACGGGCGACAATCCTGCTAACGTCTAGATGATGTTTAGCACCCGTTTCAATCCACGCCCGCGCGTGACGGGCGACGCACCCGCCCGAAATAATCGCCGGTCATACTGCGTGTTTCAATCCACGCCCGCGCGTGACGGGCGACACTATCCGGGCTCGCTGGCGATTGTATGATAACAGTTTCAATCCACGCCCGCGCGTGACGGGCGACGATTATTGAACCATCTGAAGTTCAAGTATAAGCTGTTTCAATCCACGCCCGCGCGTGACGGGCGACTGCGCCTGACCTAAGTCCGGGCGGTTGAGCGAGTTAGTATGCGTCCTCTGCGAAAGTCCTTGCGGTCGCTGTTATCTGGGAATGCGCCGCCACTAGAAAATGCTGCAATCGTACCAAATTTGATTAGTTGCATCTCCTGCGAAGCCCTGCCACCAAACCTGTAAGCTACTGGTTCGCGTACGTCCTTCATACGATAAGCGGCCCTTGTGGGTCATAGCCCGGGTTCGCGCCAACGTGCTCGATGCGCGGCTTCCAGTTTGAACCGAGAAAGTAGAATCGCAGACTGTCTTCTTCCTTGTTGATAATCTCTACTAGCCGGCTGCGCAAATCTGCCCATTGCGCTGGGTCAACCATACACTCAAACACCGATTTCTGCACCCGCTGGCCAAAGTTCTCACAGGCTTTGGCGACCTGGCGAAGTCTGCGTTGTCCGGGCTTGCCCTGGGTATTCACGTCATAGGTTACCAGTACCAGCATGTTCTC harbors:
- the cas2 gene encoding CRISPR-associated endonuclease Cas2 codes for the protein MLVLVTYDVNTQGKPGQRRLRQVAKACENFGQRVQKSVFECMVDPAQWADLRSRLVEIINKEEDSLRFYFLGSNWKPRIEHVGANPGYDPQGPLIV